GCCGCAGCTCAAGAAGAAAGATTTACACGCAAAAAGCATGATTATAATTTTCCCAAACACGCAATTGAGTTTTGTTTAAAATCCGCAAAAATTAAAAGTAACCAATTAGATTTTGTTGCTTTTTATGATAAACCTTTGCTAAAATTTAATCGGCTTTTAGAAACTTATTTAGCATTTCCAGGGAAAGGTTTAAAATCTTTTATTACTGCAATGCCTTTATGGTTAAAACAAAAATTGTGGATTCCCGATTTAATTAAAAAAGAGTTGAATTTCGATGGCAAGATTCTTTTCCCGGAACATCACGAATCTCATGCTGCATCGGCATTTTATCCATCTCCATTTTCGCGAGCTGCATTTTTAACAATTGATGGCGTTGGCGAATGGGCAACTTCTTCTTACGGAATTGGTAATGATAATAAAATTGAAATTTTAGCAGAGCAGCATTTTCCGCATTCAATCGGATTGCTTTATTCCGCATTTACATATTTTACAGGATTCAAAGTAAATTCCGGCGAATACAAAGTTATGGGTTTAGCTCCTTACGGAGAGCCGAAATATGTACAGAAAATTTATGATAATATAATTGATTTGAAAGATGACGGCTCATTTACAATGAATATGGATTATTTTGATTATCCAACCGGATTAAAAATGACAAACAAAAAATTTGCTGATTTGTTTGATGGTTCGGCAAGAAAATCAGAATCTCAATTGACTCAACGTGAAATGGATTTGGCAAAATCAGTTCAAGTTGTAACAGAAGAAATAATGTCAAGAATGGCAAAACACATAAAAAAAGTTACCGGCGAAAAATATTTATGTTTAGCTGGCGGAGTTGCATTAAACTGTGTTGCCAACGGAATTTTATTAAGAGAAAATATTTTTGAAGATATTTGGATTCAACCGGCTGCCGGAGATGCCGGCGGAGCTTTGGGTTCAGCACTTTTGGTTTATCATGATTATTTAAAAAATCCCAAAGTGAAATCCACCAGATCAATTCAAGGGGGTTCTTATTTTGGAACAGAATATTCTACCGTAGAAATAAAATCTTTTCTTGATGAGAAAAACATTCCATACAGTTTTGTTTCTGATGAAATATTGTTTAATAATGTTAGCAATTATTTGATAGATGAAAAAGTTGTCGGATGGTTTCAAGGCAAAATGGAATTTGGTCCGCGAGCTCTTGGGAACCGCTCTATAATTGGAGATGCACGTTCTCCCAATATGCAGAAAAAAATGAATTTAAAAATTAAATACAGAGAAAGTTTTCGTCCATTTGCACCATCGGTTTTAGCCGAAGAAATTAGCAATTGGTTTGAAATTGATAGAGAAAGTCCGTACATGCTTTTAGTCGCAGATGTAAAAAAAGAAAAGCAAAATTTAATGACAGAAGATGAACAGAAATTATTCGGCATTGATAAATTAAATATTGTTCGTTCGGAAATTCCGGCTGTTACTCATATTGATTATTCCGCAAGAATTCAATCGGTGAATAAAGATGATAATCCAAGATATCATTCATTAATAAAAAACTTCTTCGAAAAAACTGGATGCCCAGTAATAATTAACACATCGTTTAATGTAAGAGGTGAACCGATAGTTGAATCCCCGCTTGATGCATATAAATGTTTTATGCGTACTGAAATGGATTATTTAGTATTGGGAAATTTTATTTTGGATAAGCAAAATCAACCAAAATTTATTGATACAATTAATTGGAAAGATACGTATGAGCTTGATTAAAGATACAAAATATGAACTTGAACAAATTGACTTTAGTGAAAAATCATTAAAGAAATTTGGAATTACAATCGGATCAATTTTACTAATTATTGGACTATATTTTACTTGGAAAATCACCCCAA
The nucleotide sequence above comes from Ignavibacteriota bacterium. Encoded proteins:
- a CDS encoding carbamoyltransferase, with product MYILGISAYYHDSAACLIQDGKIIAAAQEERFTRKKHDYNFPKHAIEFCLKSAKIKSNQLDFVAFYDKPLLKFNRLLETYLAFPGKGLKSFITAMPLWLKQKLWIPDLIKKELNFDGKILFPEHHESHAASAFYPSPFSRAAFLTIDGVGEWATSSYGIGNDNKIEILAEQHFPHSIGLLYSAFTYFTGFKVNSGEYKVMGLAPYGEPKYVQKIYDNIIDLKDDGSFTMNMDYFDYPTGLKMTNKKFADLFDGSARKSESQLTQREMDLAKSVQVVTEEIMSRMAKHIKKVTGEKYLCLAGGVALNCVANGILLRENIFEDIWIQPAAGDAGGALGSALLVYHDYLKNPKVKSTRSIQGGSYFGTEYSTVEIKSFLDEKNIPYSFVSDEILFNNVSNYLIDEKVVGWFQGKMEFGPRALGNRSIIGDARSPNMQKKMNLKIKYRESFRPFAPSVLAEEISNWFEIDRESPYMLLVADVKKEKQNLMTEDEQKLFGIDKLNIVRSEIPAVTHIDYSARIQSVNKDDNPRYHSLIKNFFEKTGCPVIINTSFNVRGEPIVESPLDAYKCFMRTEMDYLVLGNFILDKQNQPKFIDTINWKDTYELD